A part of Denitratisoma oestradiolicum genomic DNA contains:
- a CDS encoding Re/Si-specific NAD(P)(+) transhydrogenase subunit alpha: MSLIIGVPREVFAGEKRVATVPEVVEKLIKLGFAVAVESGAGDAANFDDDSYRAVGAQIITGAAELWAKSDIVFKVRGPNADEVGLMREGGTLVSFIWPAQNPELMNQLAAKKATVLAIDSLPRQLSRAQKMDALTSMAGIAGYRAVIEAANAFGRFFNGQITAAGKVPPAKIFIAGAGVAGLAAIGTAAGLGAIVRANDTRAEVADQVVSLGGEFVKVDYEEEGSGGGGYAKVMSEGFQQAQREMYAKQAKEVDIIITTALIPGKPAPKLITAEMVKSMKPGSVIVDMAAEQGGNCELTEPGQVVVKHGVTIVGYTDLVSRMARQSSTLYATNLFRLAEELCKTKDGVINVNMDDDAIRGLTVVKEGNITWPPPAPKLAAAPAAKPAAMPVAAPAKKGHGHRDHTPMAAGKLAIMFSVASALFWFIGANAPEAFLGHFTVFVLACFVGYMVVWNVTPALHTPLMSVTNAISSIIAIGALVQIAPPLLGNAGAGRPDELIRWLAFAGIALTAINMFGGFAVTRRMLAMFRK, translated from the coding sequence ATGTCCCTGATAATTGGAGTGCCAAGAGAGGTCTTCGCGGGCGAGAAGCGTGTCGCCACCGTTCCCGAAGTTGTCGAGAAACTGATCAAGCTGGGGTTTGCAGTCGCAGTGGAATCCGGTGCCGGGGATGCTGCGAATTTCGACGACGATAGTTATCGTGCTGTCGGCGCCCAGATCATTACCGGCGCCGCCGAGCTTTGGGCGAAGTCCGACATCGTGTTCAAGGTGCGTGGCCCGAATGCAGACGAAGTCGGCCTGATGCGCGAAGGCGGTACCCTGGTGAGCTTCATCTGGCCAGCGCAGAACCCGGAACTCATGAATCAACTGGCAGCCAAGAAGGCCACCGTGCTGGCCATCGACTCGCTGCCGCGCCAACTGAGCCGCGCACAGAAGATGGACGCGTTGACCTCCATGGCCGGCATCGCCGGCTACCGTGCGGTCATCGAGGCCGCCAATGCCTTCGGCCGTTTCTTCAATGGCCAGATCACGGCCGCCGGCAAGGTTCCGCCGGCCAAGATATTCATCGCAGGCGCAGGCGTGGCCGGCCTGGCGGCGATCGGCACCGCCGCCGGCCTGGGCGCCATCGTGCGCGCCAACGATACCCGCGCCGAAGTGGCTGATCAGGTCGTGTCCCTGGGCGGCGAATTCGTCAAGGTCGATTATGAGGAAGAAGGTTCCGGCGGCGGCGGCTACGCCAAGGTGATGAGCGAGGGCTTCCAGCAGGCCCAGCGTGAGATGTATGCCAAGCAGGCCAAGGAGGTGGACATCATCATCACCACCGCGCTGATCCCCGGCAAGCCGGCGCCCAAGCTCATCACCGCCGAGATGGTGAAGAGCATGAAGCCGGGCAGCGTCATCGTCGACATGGCGGCCGAGCAGGGCGGCAACTGCGAGTTGACCGAACCCGGCCAGGTGGTGGTGAAGCATGGCGTGACCATCGTCGGCTACACCGATCTGGTCAGCCGCATGGCCCGGCAGTCCAGCACCCTCTACGCCACCAATCTGTTCCGCCTGGCCGAGGAACTGTGCAAGACCAAGGATGGCGTCATCAACGTCAATATGGACGATGATGCCATCCGCGGCCTCACGGTCGTCAAGGAAGGCAACATCACCTGGCCGCCGCCTGCGCCCAAGTTGGCGGCGGCTCCTGCCGCCAAGCCGGCTGCCATGCCAGTGGCGGCACCCGCCAAGAAGGGCCATGGTCACCGTGATCACACACCGATGGCGGCCGGCAAGCTTGCCATCATGTTCAGTGTGGCCTCTGCCCTGTTCTGGTTCATCGGCGCCAACGCACCAGAGGCTTTCCTGGGGCATTTCACCGTTTTTGTGCTGGCCTGCTTCGTGGGTTACATGGTGGTGTGGAACGTCACGCCAGCCCTGCACACGCCCTTGATGAGCGTGACCAACGCCATCAGCAGCATCATCGCGATTGGTGCCCTGGTCCAGATCGCGCCACCCTTGCTGGGAAACGCGGGTGCCGGCCGGCCGGATGAGCTGATTCGCTGGCTGGCCTTTGCCGGCATCGCGCTGACAGCAATCAATATGTTCGGCGGCTTCGCCGTGACCCGCCGCATGCTGGCGATGTTCCGCAAATAA
- the corA gene encoding magnesium/cobalt transporter CorA, which yields MTKRKPRSLKTGLPPGALIHVGERKTEQPYVTLVEYGPEKLTEHRFASVHDSRDHRPSQPVLWLNVYGLHEPEVLTEIGRRFNLHPLVLEDILNTDQRPKVDDYGDYLYLVACFFTYDSEHLSVSSEQVSLIIGQGFVLSFQERPTGNFDPVRERLRQNGGQIRKLGADYLAYALLDILVDRHFTVLEQIADRTEALEDELMGNVSPAMLQTLHQLKRDTLILRRAVWPLREVVNQLIRSGGPFFQPATQPYLRDIYDHTVHVIESLEAIRDLLAGMLDLYLSSVSNRLNQEVRALTVVAVIFMPATLISGIFGMNFRTMPLLDNPEGFLVALGMMAFIATTLGLTFWRRRWLG from the coding sequence ATGACCAAGAGGAAACCACGGTCTCTCAAAACCGGCCTGCCGCCGGGTGCACTCATCCATGTCGGCGAACGCAAGACCGAACAGCCCTATGTGACCCTGGTCGAATATGGCCCGGAGAAGCTGACGGAACACAGATTTGCTTCCGTGCACGATTCCCGCGACCACAGGCCCAGCCAACCGGTACTGTGGCTCAATGTCTATGGTCTGCACGAGCCCGAGGTCCTGACCGAAATCGGCCGCCGTTTCAATCTTCACCCCCTGGTACTGGAGGACATTCTCAACACCGACCAGCGCCCCAAGGTGGATGACTATGGCGACTACCTCTACCTGGTGGCCTGTTTTTTCACCTACGACAGCGAGCATCTCAGCGTCAGTTCAGAGCAGGTGAGCCTTATCATCGGCCAGGGCTTTGTCCTCAGTTTCCAGGAACGCCCCACGGGCAATTTCGACCCGGTGCGGGAACGCCTGCGCCAGAACGGCGGGCAGATTCGCAAGCTAGGCGCCGATTACCTGGCCTATGCCCTGCTCGACATTCTGGTGGACCGCCACTTCACGGTGCTGGAACAAATCGCCGATCGCACCGAAGCCCTGGAAGACGAGCTGATGGGCAATGTCAGTCCCGCCATGCTCCAGACCCTGCATCAGTTGAAGCGGGATACCCTGATCCTGCGGCGGGCCGTGTGGCCCCTGCGGGAGGTGGTCAACCAGTTGATCCGGTCTGGCGGCCCTTTCTTTCAACCCGCCACCCAGCCCTATCTTCGGGACATCTACGACCACACGGTGCATGTGATCGAATCCCTGGAGGCGATCCGCGATCTGCTCGCCGGCATGCTGGATCTCTATCTGTCCAGTGTCAGCAACCGACTCAACCAGGAGGTGCGCGCCCTCACGGTGGTGGCCGTCATCTTCATGCCCGCCACCCTGATATCGGGGATCTTCGGCATGAATTTCCGCACCATGCCCTTGCTGGACAACCCGGAGGGTTTCCTTGTGGCCCTGGGTATGATGGCTTTCATCGCCACGACCCTGGGGCTGACCTTCTGGCGACGGCGCTGGCTGGGTTAA
- a CDS encoding PP2C family protein-serine/threonine phosphatase: MALTVEVCSAQHIGDREEQQDRVAIFPHADYKGALMAVLADGMGGLSGGAIAAEQVIHCARHSFECFGPGADTREMLAAAINDAHEGIRLTALSSEKEPHSTACVLVMQPGRMDWAHCGDSRIYHFRQGEMVARSIDHSMVMRKMVLPGYLTEEQAEKHPNKNLLISCLGDEARPEIDFGEASPLVAGDCFLLCSDGIWAYFKNEELGEVLSTLAPRQAAEALIERARARAGGRGDNCSLAIVRIKEVEAEKKKFATLLGRQRAT; this comes from the coding sequence ATGGCACTGACTGTCGAGGTTTGTTCCGCGCAGCATATCGGCGACCGTGAGGAGCAGCAGGACCGGGTTGCGATCTTTCCCCATGCCGATTACAAGGGCGCCCTGATGGCCGTGCTGGCCGACGGCATGGGCGGCTTGAGCGGAGGTGCCATCGCCGCGGAGCAGGTGATTCATTGCGCGCGTCATAGCTTCGAGTGTTTCGGACCCGGCGCCGATACTCGCGAGATGCTGGCGGCGGCGATCAACGACGCTCACGAGGGCATACGCCTGACCGCCCTGTCCAGCGAAAAGGAGCCTCACAGCACCGCCTGTGTCCTGGTGATGCAGCCGGGACGGATGGACTGGGCCCATTGCGGCGATTCCCGCATCTACCATTTCCGCCAGGGAGAAATGGTGGCTCGCAGCATTGATCACTCCATGGTGATGCGCAAGATGGTGTTGCCCGGCTATCTCACCGAGGAGCAGGCGGAGAAGCATCCCAACAAGAATCTGCTGATTTCCTGCCTGGGGGACGAGGCCCGCCCGGAAATCGATTTCGGGGAGGCATCTCCCCTGGTGGCGGGCGATTGTTTCCTGTTGTGTTCCGACGGCATCTGGGCCTATTTCAAGAACGAGGAGTTGGGCGAAGTGTTGTCCACCCTGGCGCCCCGCCAGGCGGCGGAGGCCCTGATCGAGCGCGCACGAGCCCGGGCCGGCGGCCGGGGCGACAATTGTTCCCTGGCCATTGTCCGGATCAAGGAAGTGGAAGCGGAGAAGAAGAAGTTCGCCACCCTGCTGGGACGGCAGCGCGCCACCTAA
- a CDS encoding HDOD domain-containing protein — MSSDEQALMDLVARGVKLPPQPQVLVQLEDNLSRGDPDVRTLARTIAQDPGLTAMLFKAARSPLFNPRNRNLDRLDQVLMVIGSKQCLNLARAFSLATSIPGAHRHGMEVFWVRARELARLAALIADDRITVCNVFPDQAYLAGVFYECGVPLLMQRFPDYCQGLTMNTVNSWPSLQEEDQRFNVDHVTIGYLVARHWKLPDFIAQAIRCHREIPHADMGATRSLVAILQLAVHFFFRVNRIDDAHWPILADEVLGELCILPEELEDFFDRISDRFDAES; from the coding sequence ATGTCGAGTGATGAACAAGCGTTGATGGACCTGGTGGCTCGTGGCGTAAAACTTCCACCCCAGCCCCAGGTGCTGGTGCAACTTGAGGACAATCTTTCCAGGGGCGATCCTGATGTGCGCACTTTGGCACGCACGATCGCGCAGGATCCGGGGCTCACGGCCATGCTGTTCAAGGCCGCTCGCTCGCCCCTGTTCAATCCTCGCAACCGAAACCTGGACAGGCTTGACCAAGTGCTGATGGTGATAGGCAGCAAGCAGTGTCTGAATCTGGCGCGGGCCTTTTCCCTGGCGACCTCGATTCCCGGCGCCCATCGTCATGGCATGGAGGTCTTCTGGGTACGTGCACGCGAACTGGCTCGGTTGGCGGCGCTGATTGCCGACGACCGAATAACGGTATGCAATGTCTTTCCTGATCAGGCATACCTGGCAGGGGTATTTTATGAATGTGGCGTACCGCTGCTGATGCAGCGCTTCCCCGACTATTGTCAGGGCCTGACCATGAATACCGTGAATTCCTGGCCCAGTCTGCAGGAGGAGGACCAGCGTTTCAACGTGGACCACGTTACCATCGGCTATCTGGTGGCGCGGCACTGGAAGCTGCCGGACTTCATTGCTCAGGCCATACGTTGCCATCGAGAAATTCCGCATGCGGATATGGGCGCCACTCGCAGTCTTGTGGCCATCCTGCAACTGGCGGTTCATTTCTTTTTCCGCGTTAACCGGATCGACGATGCCCATTGGCCCATCCTGGCAGACGAGGTGTTGGGGGAGCTTTGCATCCTCCCAGAGGAGTTGGAGGATTTCTTCGATCGCATCAGCGACCGCTTCGACGCCGAGAGCTGA
- a CDS encoding cob(I)yrinic acid a,c-diamide adenosyltransferase, giving the protein MGHRLSKIYTRTGDAGTTGLGDGSRTGKDSARVAAMGDVDELNSLLGIVLCEAMSDEVRELLIGIQHDLFDLGGELSVPGANFLAASQPGRLEQAIDRYNGELQPLKEFILPGGTRVAAQVHLARAVCRRAERKLVTLASTEAVSDTARRYLNRLSDLLFVLARWLNKSAGGGDVLWQKGKNAGL; this is encoded by the coding sequence ATGGGACATCGACTTTCGAAAATCTATACGCGCACCGGTGACGCCGGCACCACGGGCCTGGGCGACGGCTCCCGTACCGGCAAGGACTCGGCCCGCGTCGCCGCCATGGGAGATGTGGATGAACTCAACTCCCTCTTGGGTATTGTCTTGTGCGAGGCCATGTCCGACGAGGTGAGGGAACTCCTTATCGGCATTCAGCACGATCTCTTCGACCTGGGGGGGGAACTCTCCGTGCCGGGCGCCAACTTTCTCGCCGCGAGCCAGCCGGGCCGGCTGGAGCAGGCGATTGATCGCTACAACGGTGAATTGCAGCCTCTGAAGGAATTCATCCTGCCCGGTGGTACCCGGGTGGCGGCCCAGGTACACCTGGCCCGTGCCGTGTGCCGCCGTGCGGAACGCAAGCTGGTGACCCTGGCGTCCACAGAGGCCGTGTCCGACACGGCGCGGCGCTACCTGAACCGGCTCTCGGACCTGCTCTTCGTCCTGGCCCGCTGGCTCAACAAGAGCGCTGGCGGCGGCGACGTGCTCTGGCAGAAGGGCAAGAACGCCGGCCTCTAG
- a CDS encoding decaprenyl-phosphate phosphoribosyltransferase: MSALMPPLIALLRPHQWIKNGFVLVGLLFGHAWQDPIRLQQGLWAFVAFCLLSSTVYVFNDLQDREQDRLHPQKRRRPLACGTVSVSAALLLLAVCLVAGLALAFTLAGQAPWIFVAYLLLNGGYSMGLKHVVLLDVFLIAAGFMLRLLAGTLGLDIAPSQWLLLCGLMLTLFLGFAKRRAELVALSGGSGGHRRVLEHYSEGMLDQFITITAACTVVTYSLYTVSAETVALHGSSRLMLTVPFVLYGMLRYLFLLHRRQGGGDVAVELLTDVHLLLAVLGWLGTVLAVMTGRL, from the coding sequence ATGTCCGCACTGATGCCACCGCTGATTGCCCTGCTGCGTCCCCATCAATGGATCAAGAACGGCTTCGTGCTGGTGGGCCTGCTCTTCGGCCATGCCTGGCAAGACCCCATCCGCCTGCAACAGGGGTTGTGGGCTTTCGTCGCCTTCTGCCTGCTGTCTTCCACGGTCTATGTGTTCAACGACCTGCAGGACCGGGAGCAGGACCGGCTGCATCCCCAGAAGCGTCGGCGGCCCCTGGCCTGCGGCACGGTGAGCGTCAGCGCCGCCCTGCTGTTGCTGGCGGTCTGCCTGGTCGCCGGCCTGGCCCTGGCCTTCACTCTTGCGGGGCAGGCGCCCTGGATCTTCGTGGCCTATCTGTTGCTCAACGGGGGCTACAGCATGGGTCTGAAGCACGTGGTGCTGCTGGATGTGTTCCTGATCGCCGCCGGCTTCATGCTGCGCCTTCTGGCCGGCACTCTGGGCCTGGACATCGCGCCCTCCCAGTGGCTGCTGCTGTGCGGTCTGATGCTGACCCTGTTCCTCGGTTTCGCCAAGCGCCGGGCGGAACTGGTGGCCCTCTCCGGCGGTTCCGGAGGCCACCGGCGGGTGCTGGAGCACTATTCCGAAGGAATGCTGGACCAGTTCATCACCATCACCGCCGCCTGCACGGTGGTCACCTACAGCCTCTATACGGTCAGCGCGGAGACCGTGGCCCTCCATGGCAGCAGCCGTCTGATGCTGACCGTGCCCTTTGTGCTCTACGGCATGCTGCGCTATCTGTTCCTGCTGCATCGGCGCCAGGGGGGCGGTGATGTAGCGGTGGAACTGCTCACTGACGTGCACCTGCTGCTGGCGGTATTGGGCTGGCTGGGCACTGTGTTGGCGGTGATGACTGGCCGGCTGTAG
- a CDS encoding ArnT family glycosyltransferase, with translation MNPRRLFFWLLAPLLVFRLWLAGALPITADEAYFIWWGKIPDWGFYDHPPMVGWWLAAQLLLGDGAAWLRLSSVLQPLVLAGAVAWFVPRIWSGTEDWRRWSAALLVLLAPTSVWNVLITTDTPLAYGSVLSGLAWLRARRDGHLGWYLASGLFLALAVLSKYFVAFLGFAYLVDVLRRPDRRGLTGLAIVYGCCLPALGLMAWWNMEHCWPNYMFNFVNRHGKAALSWKTPLLYGLTLIYLLTPPLLWQLLRRPTAWCRPELTSLAVLAWVPLALFGLLSLKKTVGLHWMLSFLPFALLLAALGLEARLLARLRIFFLGFAALHIVLLAGASLTSLESWQRAKWYESAVLAFEAETIAARLKPYAADYVFASDGYADAVTLGYNARRYFLVFGEASSHARHDDILTDFRVLDGKNILILQKDAPVAEEYAPYFRELRTETFSLHGVTFHQIMGRGFDYARYRDRVLATARDKYYQIPSWLPQGACYFCDRYWPGKTCPH, from the coding sequence ATGAATCCGCGCCGTCTTTTCTTTTGGCTGCTGGCCCCCCTGCTGGTTTTTCGCCTCTGGCTCGCCGGAGCCCTGCCCATCACGGCCGACGAGGCCTATTTCATCTGGTGGGGCAAGATTCCCGACTGGGGTTTCTATGATCATCCGCCCATGGTGGGATGGTGGCTGGCGGCCCAGTTGCTGCTCGGTGACGGAGCGGCCTGGCTGCGTCTGAGTTCGGTGCTGCAACCCCTGGTCCTGGCCGGGGCCGTGGCCTGGTTCGTGCCGCGCATCTGGTCCGGCACCGAGGACTGGCGGCGCTGGTCCGCTGCCCTGCTGGTGCTCCTGGCGCCCACCAGCGTCTGGAATGTGCTGATCACCACCGACACGCCCCTGGCCTACGGTTCCGTGCTGTCGGGGCTGGCCTGGCTGAGGGCGCGGCGGGACGGCCACCTGGGCTGGTATCTGGCCAGCGGCCTGTTTCTCGCCCTGGCCGTGCTGTCCAAGTATTTCGTCGCCTTTCTGGGTTTCGCCTATCTGGTGGATGTGCTGCGCCGGCCGGACAGGCGCGGCCTGACCGGCCTGGCCATCGTCTATGGCTGCTGCCTGCCGGCCCTGGGGCTGATGGCCTGGTGGAACATGGAGCACTGCTGGCCCAACTACATGTTCAACTTCGTCAATCGCCATGGCAAGGCGGCGCTGTCCTGGAAGACGCCCCTGCTCTATGGTCTGACCCTGATCTATCTGCTGACGCCGCCCCTGCTCTGGCAACTGCTGCGGCGACCGACGGCCTGGTGCCGGCCGGAACTGACCAGTCTGGCCGTTCTGGCCTGGGTCCCCCTGGCGCTGTTCGGCCTGCTGTCCCTGAAAAAGACCGTGGGCCTGCATTGGATGCTGTCCTTCCTGCCCTTCGCCTTACTGCTGGCGGCCTTGGGTCTGGAGGCCCGGCTGCTGGCCCGGCTGCGGATTTTCTTCCTGGGCTTTGCGGCCCTTCACATCGTATTGCTGGCGGGCGCCAGCCTGACGTCCCTGGAAAGCTGGCAGCGGGCCAAGTGGTATGAGAGCGCGGTGCTGGCCTTCGAGGCGGAGACCATCGCCGCCCGGCTGAAACCCTACGCGGCGGATTACGTCTTCGCCAGCGACGGCTATGCCGATGCGGTGACCCTGGGCTACAACGCCCGGCGCTATTTCCTGGTCTTCGGCGAAGCTTCCAGTCACGCCCGCCACGATGACATCCTCACCGACTTCAGGGTGCTGGACGGGAAGAACATCCTGATCCTCCAGAAGGATGCGCCGGTGGCCGAGGAGTACGCGCCCTACTTCCGCGAGTTGCGGACGGAAACCTTCAGCTTGCATGGTGTGACTTTCCATCAGATCATGGGCCGGGGCTTCGACTATGCCCGCTATCGGGACCGGGTGCTGGCGACGGCGCGGGACAAGTACTACCAGATTCCGTCCTGGCTGCCCCAAGGTGCCTGCTATTTCTGTGACCGCTACTGGCCGGGGAAAACATGTCCGCACTGA
- the aroG gene encoding 3-deoxy-7-phosphoheptulonate synthase AroG yields MKYTIDDVRIKEIKELSPPAHILREFPETELAAATTFAGRQAIHRVLHGGDDRLLVIIGPCSIHDPVAAMEYARRLKAERDRHAADLEVVMRVYFEKPRTTVGWKGLINDPHMDNSFKINEGLRLARKLLWDINELGLPAATEFLDVITPQYTADLIAWGAIGARTTESQIHRELASGLSCPVGFKNGTDGNLRIAVDAIKAAASPHHFLSVTKAGHSAIVSTAGNEDCHVILRGGKTANYDAASVEAACQELGKAGLAARVMIDFSHANSNKQFKRQMDVARDVAGQMAGGDDRIFGVMVESHLKEGRQDLMPGKPLEYGQSVTDACIGWEDSAAVLDILAEAVRKRRVALEDK; encoded by the coding sequence ATGAAATACACCATCGACGACGTCCGTATCAAGGAAATCAAGGAACTCTCCCCTCCCGCCCACATCCTGCGGGAGTTTCCGGAAACCGAACTGGCCGCCGCCACCACCTTTGCCGGCCGCCAGGCCATCCATCGGGTGCTCCACGGCGGCGACGACCGGCTGCTGGTGATCATCGGCCCCTGCTCCATTCACGATCCGGTCGCGGCCATGGAATATGCCCGCCGCCTCAAGGCCGAGCGGGACCGCCATGCTGCCGATCTGGAAGTGGTGATGCGGGTGTATTTCGAGAAGCCCCGCACTACCGTGGGCTGGAAGGGGCTGATCAACGACCCCCACATGGACAACAGCTTCAAGATCAACGAAGGTCTGCGCCTGGCCCGCAAGCTGTTGTGGGACATCAATGAACTGGGTCTGCCGGCGGCCACCGAGTTCCTCGACGTGATCACGCCCCAATACACGGCGGACCTGATCGCCTGGGGCGCCATCGGCGCCCGCACCACCGAATCCCAGATCCACCGAGAACTGGCTTCCGGCCTGTCCTGTCCGGTGGGCTTCAAGAATGGCACCGACGGCAACCTGCGCATCGCCGTGGATGCCATCAAGGCCGCCGCCAGCCCCCACCATTTCCTCTCCGTGACCAAGGCCGGCCATTCGGCCATTGTCTCCACCGCAGGCAACGAGGACTGTCATGTGATCCTGCGCGGTGGCAAGACGGCCAACTACGACGCCGCCAGCGTCGAGGCGGCCTGCCAGGAATTGGGCAAGGCCGGCCTGGCCGCCCGGGTGATGATCGACTTCTCCCACGCCAACAGCAACAAGCAGTTCAAGCGCCAGATGGACGTGGCTAGGGATGTGGCCGGCCAGATGGCGGGTGGCGACGACCGCATCTTCGGCGTGATGGTCGAATCCCATCTCAAGGAAGGCCGCCAGGACCTGATGCCCGGCAAGCCCCTGGAATACGGCCAGAGCGTCACCGATGCCTGCATCGGCTGGGAAGACAGCGCGGCGGTCCTGGATATCCTGGCCGAAGCCGTGCGCAAGCGGCGCGTGGCTCTGGAAGACAAGTAG
- the rsmA gene encoding 16S rRNA (adenine(1518)-N(6)/adenine(1519)-N(6))-dimethyltransferase RsmA, protein MRQHIPRKRFGQNFLNSPGVIRKIVAAIAPRPGDLMVEIGPGLAAMTEPLLEALGHLHVVEIDRDLIAGLRQRFTPEQLTIHEGDALVFDFGAMGADLRVVGNLPYNISTPLLFHLATFADQVRDMHFMLQKEVVDRMVAEPGGGEFGRLSVMLQYRFHMERLFIVPPGAFTPAPKVDSAIVRLIPKAAGELEPCDGEVFARVVTAAFSQRRKMLRNTLRELIDEAALVALGIAPTARAETLGVSDYVRITRALSAD, encoded by the coding sequence GTGAGACAACATATCCCACGTAAACGCTTCGGTCAGAATTTCCTCAATTCGCCCGGCGTGATCCGCAAGATCGTCGCCGCCATCGCGCCCCGGCCGGGGGACCTGATGGTGGAGATTGGCCCCGGTCTGGCGGCCATGACCGAGCCTCTGCTGGAGGCTCTGGGCCATCTGCACGTGGTGGAAATCGACCGGGACCTGATTGCCGGCCTGCGGCAACGCTTCACACCGGAGCAACTTACCATCCACGAGGGGGATGCCCTGGTCTTCGATTTTGGCGCCATGGGCGCCGACTTGCGCGTGGTGGGCAACCTGCCCTACAACATTTCCACGCCACTGCTGTTTCATCTCGCCACTTTTGCCGATCAGGTGCGGGACATGCACTTCATGCTGCAAAAGGAAGTGGTGGACCGCATGGTGGCCGAGCCCGGTGGCGGCGAGTTCGGACGGCTTTCGGTGATGCTGCAATACCGCTTCCACATGGAGCGGCTGTTCATCGTTCCTCCCGGGGCCTTTACTCCGGCACCCAAAGTGGACTCGGCCATCGTGCGCCTGATACCCAAGGCTGCTGGAGAGCTGGAACCCTGCGACGGCGAGGTTTTCGCCAGGGTAGTCACGGCGGCCTTCTCCCAACGTCGCAAGATGTTGCGCAACACCCTGCGCGAACTGATCGACGAGGCAGCCCTGGTGGCCCTGGGCATCGCCCCCACTGCCCGGGCCGAAACCCTGGGGGTCAGTGATTACGTGCGCATCACCCGGGCACTGTCTGCGGACTGA